In Rhizobium sp. N324, a single genomic region encodes these proteins:
- the aspS gene encoding aspartate--tRNA ligase, producing the protein MHRYRSHTCAALRKTDVGSTVRISGWVHRVRDHGGVLFIDLRDHYGITQVVADPDSPAFKMAETVRGEWVIRIDGLVKARTEDTVNKTMATGEIELYAQEIEVLSAAKELPLPVFGEPDYPEDVRLKYRFLDLRRETLHKNIVKRTQVISAMRREMGNVGFTEYTTPILTASSPEGARDFLVPSRIHPGTFYALPQAPQQYKQLLMVAGFDRYFQIAPCFRDEDPRADRLPGEFYQLDLEMSFVEQEDIWDTMGPMMTSIFEEFAEGKPVTKEWPRIPYDEAIRKYGSDKPDLRNPIVMEAVTEHFAGSGFKVFAGMIASNPKVEIWAIPAKTGGSRAFCDRMNAWAQSQGQPGLGYIFWKEEEGKIAGSGPLAKNIGEERTEAIRTQLGLEAGDACFFVAGEPSKFYKFAGEARNRAADELNLIDRDRFELCWIVDFPFFEYNEEEKKIDFAHNPFSMPQGGLDALLNQDPLGIKAYQYDAVCNGFEIASGSIRNQSPETMVAAFEKVGLSQQDVEDRFGGLYRAFQYGAPPHGGAAFGIDRIVMLLVGAKNLREISLFPMNQQAQDLLMGAPTPATPTQLRELSIRPIPPVKKD; encoded by the coding sequence ATGCATCGCTATCGCAGCCACACATGCGCCGCCCTCCGCAAGACGGATGTCGGCTCGACCGTCCGTATCTCCGGCTGGGTCCATCGCGTCCGCGACCATGGCGGCGTTCTCTTCATCGACCTTCGCGACCATTACGGCATTACCCAGGTGGTTGCCGATCCGGACAGCCCGGCCTTCAAGATGGCCGAGACCGTGCGCGGCGAATGGGTGATCCGCATCGACGGTCTCGTCAAGGCCCGCACCGAAGACACCGTCAACAAAACAATGGCGACCGGCGAGATCGAGCTCTACGCCCAGGAGATCGAAGTGCTTTCCGCCGCCAAGGAATTGCCGCTGCCGGTCTTCGGCGAGCCGGATTACCCTGAAGACGTCCGCCTCAAATACCGCTTCCTCGATCTCCGTCGCGAAACGCTGCATAAGAACATCGTCAAGCGCACCCAGGTCATCTCGGCGATGCGCCGCGAAATGGGCAATGTCGGCTTCACCGAATATACGACGCCGATCCTGACGGCCTCCTCGCCGGAAGGCGCGCGCGACTTCCTCGTGCCCTCGCGCATCCATCCCGGCACCTTCTACGCCCTGCCGCAGGCGCCGCAGCAGTACAAGCAGCTGCTGATGGTCGCGGGCTTCGACCGTTACTTCCAGATCGCGCCCTGCTTCCGCGACGAAGACCCGCGCGCCGACCGCCTGCCGGGCGAATTCTACCAGCTCGACCTCGAAATGAGCTTCGTCGAACAGGAGGACATCTGGGACACGATGGGCCCGATGATGACTTCGATCTTCGAAGAATTCGCCGAAGGCAAGCCGGTGACCAAGGAATGGCCGCGCATCCCTTACGACGAGGCGATCCGTAAGTACGGTTCCGACAAGCCGGATCTGCGCAACCCGATCGTGATGGAAGCGGTGACCGAGCATTTTGCCGGCTCCGGCTTCAAGGTCTTCGCCGGCATGATTGCCTCCAATCCGAAGGTTGAGATCTGGGCGATCCCGGCAAAGACCGGCGGCTCGCGCGCCTTCTGCGACCGTATGAATGCCTGGGCGCAGAGCCAGGGACAGCCCGGTCTCGGCTACATCTTCTGGAAGGAAGAAGAGGGCAAAATCGCCGGCTCCGGACCGCTTGCCAAAAACATCGGCGAGGAGCGTACCGAGGCGATCCGCACGCAGCTCGGCCTTGAGGCGGGCGACGCCTGCTTCTTCGTCGCCGGCGAGCCGTCCAAGTTCTACAAGTTTGCAGGTGAGGCCCGTAACCGCGCCGCCGACGAACTGAACCTGATCGACCGCGACCGCTTCGAGCTGTGCTGGATCGTCGACTTCCCCTTCTTCGAATACAACGAGGAAGAAAAGAAGATCGACTTCGCCCACAACCCGTTCTCGATGCCGCAGGGCGGCCTCGATGCGCTGCTGAACCAGGATCCGCTTGGCATCAAAGCCTACCAGTACGACGCGGTCTGCAACGGCTTCGAAATCGCCTCGGGCTCGATCCGCAACCAGTCGCCGGAAACCATGGTCGCCGCCTTCGAGAAGGTCGGTCTCAGCCAGCAGGACGTCGAAGACCGCTTCGGCGGCCTCTACCGCGCCTTCCAGTACGGCGCGCCGCCGCATGGCGGTGCTGCATTCGGCATCGACCGTATCGTCATGCTGCTCGTCGGCGCCAAGAACCTGCGTGAAATCTCGCTGTTCCCGATGAACCAGCAGGCGCAGGATCTGCTGATGGGCGCGCCGACCCCGGCAACCCCGACGCAGCTGCGCGAACTCTCGATTCGGCCGATCCCGCCGGTCAAGAAGGACTGA